One Lacticaseibacillus rhamnosus genomic window carries:
- a CDS encoding sugar transferase encodes METASKHRQTTVEQVDLGGLTPTYLVTKRCFDFLASFVGLVLLSGVFLILSILIKIDDPHGKIFYSQTRMGKDGRTFKMWKFRSMVTGADKMVDKLLKKNDVEGAMFKIKHDPRITRVGRVIRKYSLDELPQLYNVLRGDMSLVGPRPPLPREVVKYTDYDRQRLAVVPGVTGLWQVSGRNELSFDEMVRLDIQYINNACVTEDLRILFKTVLVVVHPTGAY; translated from the coding sequence TTGGAGACTGCATCTAAGCACAGACAAACTACCGTTGAACAAGTTGATCTTGGGGGGTTAACACCGACATATCTAGTAACTAAACGTTGTTTCGATTTCTTAGCCAGTTTTGTTGGTCTTGTTCTGCTTAGTGGTGTTTTTTTAATTTTGTCCATTCTGATCAAAATAGATGATCCGCACGGGAAAATTTTTTATTCGCAGACAAGAATGGGAAAAGATGGTAGGACGTTTAAAATGTGGAAGTTTCGATCCATGGTAACTGGAGCGGACAAGATGGTCGACAAATTACTTAAAAAGAATGACGTTGAGGGGGCAATGTTTAAAATTAAGCATGATCCGCGAATTACGCGTGTTGGACGAGTCATTCGAAAATACAGCCTTGATGAACTGCCACAATTATATAATGTTCTTCGTGGTGATATGAGTTTGGTTGGACCAAGACCTCCGTTGCCACGTGAAGTCGTCAAGTATACAGATTATGATCGTCAACGGTTAGCAGTTGTTCCTGGTGTTACGGGATTGTGGCAGGTTTCGGGACGAAACGAATTAAGTTTTGATGAAATGGTCAGGTTGGACATTCAGTACATCAACAATGCGTGTGTTACTGAAGATCTTCGAATTTTATTCAAAACTGTTCTTGTTGTCGTTCATCCAACTGGAGCCTATTAA
- the rfbD gene encoding dTDP-4-dehydrorhamnose reductase yields the protein MKILITGAQGQLGTELRHLLDARGMTYRATDAKDLDITDEAAVNQYFADYQPEVVYHCAAYTAVDKAEDEAKAINQLVNVDGTRNLAKAAEKVDATLVYISTDYVFDGDSKEIYTVNDQPAPRNEYGRAKYEGEQQVQKYLKKYYIIRTSWVFGEYGHNFVYTMLNLAKTHKELTVVDDQYGRPSWTKTLAEFMTFAVDKRLDYGIYHLSNDNSCNWYEFASAILADKDVTVKPVSSKEYPQKAWRPRHSILDLSKTKATGFEIPTWQDALKNFLKSIDK from the coding sequence ATGAAAATTTTGATTACCGGCGCACAAGGCCAACTTGGTACAGAACTACGCCACTTATTGGATGCACGCGGCATGACGTATCGGGCGACTGACGCCAAAGATCTGGATATTACCGATGAAGCCGCCGTTAATCAGTATTTTGCGGACTATCAGCCTGAGGTAGTGTATCACTGTGCTGCCTATACAGCCGTTGATAAAGCCGAAGACGAGGCAAAGGCTATCAATCAGCTGGTGAACGTTGACGGTACTCGTAATCTGGCTAAAGCTGCGGAGAAGGTCGATGCGACCTTAGTTTACATCAGTACTGATTACGTATTTGATGGCGACAGCAAGGAAATTTATACAGTTAACGATCAACCTGCGCCACGCAATGAATATGGACGGGCAAAATACGAAGGCGAACAGCAAGTGCAAAAGTACCTTAAGAAGTACTACATTATTCGTACTTCTTGGGTATTTGGTGAATATGGTCACAACTTCGTCTACACGATGTTGAACCTCGCCAAAACGCATAAGGAATTGACCGTGGTGGACGATCAATATGGCCGTCCATCATGGACCAAAACGCTGGCCGAGTTTATGACCTTTGCCGTTGATAAGCGTTTAGATTACGGAATCTATCATCTATCCAATGATAACAGCTGTAATTGGTATGAATTTGCCAGTGCTATTTTGGCGGATAAAGACGTTACGGTTAAGCCGGTATCGTCAAAGGAATACCCACAAAAAGCATGGCGGCCCCGCCATTCGATTTTGGATTTAAGTAAGACGAAGGCCACCGGGTTTGAGATTCCAACGTGGCAAGACGCTTTAAAGAATTTCTTGAAAAGTATAGACAAATAA